GCAAAATGAGCCTGTATTCTCCCCTTCTGCCCAGGTCCAGAAACCTCAACATGTTGCCTTACAAAATACATTAATCACTCCAACGGCGGATACCACTTCCCCCTATTCACCTGAAAATAAATTGATCCCACTTATGACTGAGCTAAAGCACGTATTGGAACAATCATCGTTACCAATGCAAACGAGCCAATCCACTCAGAATGCCTCAACAATCAAAGAAGCTAATAGCATCTCAAATAGCATGATGACAAGTGCCCTACAGTTTAAAAACAATCACCTGTTTATTCTGGGAGAACAAGCAGAACTAACCCTAAATCTGCACACATTAAATAAACAAGAACAGAATGAACTCGTGCAGCTCATTCAAAATTATTTAAAGAAAAAAGGCTTAGTCTTAAGCCGCTTAACTATTAATGGAGTAAACAATGACTGAACCAGTTGCGGCAGCAAGCATGGGCCAAGATGAGTACATGAAATTATTCATGCAAGAACTAACCTATCAAGACCCGTTAAAACCTATAGATAACCGTGAATTTATGGCGCAAATGGCACAATTTTCTTCCTTGCAGCAGGCAGCTGGAACTAATGATGGAGTACAGCAGTTATTAAAAATAGCCGAAGAAAATCGGGGCCTTAATCTTTTAGGTAGAAAAGTAAAAATAGAAGGGCAAGCTCTATCAGGAGAGGTTAAGTCAGTATTTTTACAGCAAAGTGGGGCAATAGAAATAATGGTTTTAGTAGGGGACGAGCATCTCAAGACAAAATTGGACCAAGTTCTTGAAGTTGAAGCTTAAGTGTCTTCTGTACAAGTTTGTCATCCAGCCCCGAATTACCGCGCTTGACTGCGGTAATTCGACATTCTTGTAGAGCAAGTACCTATAGATTAATTGAAAGACTTGAACGGGGAAGTTCCGTCAAGTGGAGAAATAAAACATAGCGTTTTAAAAGGAACAAAAATGACCAGTACTTATTATAGCAGTCTTTCAGGAATGCTCGCTGCAAGTTACGGATTGCAAAATACCTCGAATAATATAGCAAATATGCAAAGCCATGGTTTTAAACGTAGCGACGTATTCTATTCATCTCTCGGTAATGGGCATGGAGAGGAAGGAAATGGGCATGGCGTACGTGTGCAAGGTACCTCGATTAATTTTAAAGAAGGTAATCATCAGCCAAGCGGTTCTGGTTCTGATTTAGCAATGGTTGGTAATGGTTTTTTTGTAGTG
Above is a genomic segment from Legionella lytica containing:
- a CDS encoding flagellar hook capping FlgD N-terminal domain-containing protein translates to MTEPVAAASMGQDEYMKLFMQELTYQDPLKPIDNREFMAQMAQFSSLQQAAGTNDGVQQLLKIAEENRGLNLLGRKVKIEGQALSGEVKSVFLQQSGAIEIMVLVGDEHLKTKLDQVLEVEA